A window from Rana temporaria chromosome 8, aRanTem1.1, whole genome shotgun sequence encodes these proteins:
- the LOC120909166 gene encoding zinc finger BED domain-containing protein 4-like, whose protein sequence is MKPLTVALDILQGEENCFHGTLLPTIETLMLKTEALQSGLQILRDFPDAIVTAIKTRFADVLGNEEAILAAVTLTKFKLRWLRSQELKDKFKASLLAECRRIVLEEPQQGNSTSTQQHHTDSAKENDLFSFEEDEEETTSLAENQVADYIRSSAQNIDSLCGFSLIKKISLRYNAATPSSAPVERLFSLGKLVFSPKRNRLSDQKFEKLLLLRYNHWLTC, encoded by the exons ATGAAGCCCCTTACAGTTGCCTTGGATATACTTCAGGGAGAAGAGAATTGTTTTCATGGTACACTCCTACCAACAATTGAGACATTAATGTTGAAGACAGAAGCCCTTCAAAGTGGCCTGCAAATACTGAGGGACTTTCCTGACGCCATAGTCACA GCTATCAAAACCAGATTTGCTGATGTCCTGGGAAATGAAGAGGCTATACTTGCTGCCGTAACTCTCACAAAATTCAAGCTTCGCTGGCTGCGGTCACaggagttaaaggataagtttaagGCAAGTTTGCTGGCAGAGTGCCGAAGAATTGTCCTTGAAGAACCACAACAAGGTAACAGCACATCTACACAACAACATCACACAGATTCAGCCAAAGAGAACGATTTATTTTCctttgaggaggatgaggaggaaacAACCTCTTTAGCAGAAAACCAGGTGGCAGACTATATAAGATCTTCAGCACAAAATATTGACTCTCTGTGTGGATTTTCTCTCATCAAGAAAATTTCGCTACGTTACAATGCTGCTactccatctagtgcacctgttgagaGACTGTTCAGCCTGGGCAAGCTTGTCTTCTCTCcaaagaggaacagactgtcagACCAAAAATTTGAAAAGCTTCTCCTCCTACGTTACAACCACTGGTTAACTTGTTAG